A section of the Stenotrophomonas sp. 364 genome encodes:
- a CDS encoding YceI family protein translates to MTIKLTSPAAVAAALAGLMATAPVLAADYVQAPGSVLVFATKYDGEVFTGTFPGFDTKLSFDPAKLEGSKLEVTIPLAGAKSGNSDRDSTLQGADFFNVGKFAQAKYSATTFRALGNNQYAADGTLELRGVSKPVTLTFTWTPGTQPVLSGKATVKRLDFGVGGGDWADTKTIPNETAISTKVVLKAK, encoded by the coding sequence ATGACCATCAAGCTCACCTCTCCCGCCGCCGTAGCCGCCGCCTTGGCCGGCCTGATGGCCACCGCCCCGGTGCTGGCCGCCGATTATGTGCAGGCCCCCGGTTCGGTACTGGTGTTTGCCACCAAGTACGACGGCGAAGTGTTCACCGGCACCTTCCCGGGCTTCGATACCAAGCTCAGCTTCGACCCGGCCAAGCTGGAAGGATCCAAGCTGGAAGTGACCATCCCGCTGGCCGGTGCCAAGAGCGGCAACAGCGACCGCGACTCGACCCTGCAGGGCGCGGACTTCTTCAACGTCGGCAAGTTCGCCCAGGCCAAGTACAGCGCCACCACGTTCCGGGCGCTGGGCAACAACCAGTACGCCGCCGACGGCACCCTGGAACTGCGCGGGGTGAGCAAGCCGGTCACCCTCACCTTCACCTGGACCCCTGGTACGCAGCCGGTGCTGAGCGGCAAGGCGACGGTCAAGCGCCTGGACTTCGGCGTGGGCGGCGGCGACTGGGCCGACACCAAGACCATTCCGAACGAAACGGCGATCAGCACCAAGGTCGTACTGAAAGCAAAATAA
- a CDS encoding cytochrome b codes for MTAKNTATRWGGVSQTLHWVIALLILAMGILGLTMGEFPKTPKYFWIYTLHKSVGITVLALVVARLGWRLYAGAPAPVPGTPTWQERIASATHWLLYVLMFALPLSGWLYDSASGLRPFRWFGLVDVPKLSGPDERTTQLSHAIHEWGFWLLIAVVLAHAGAALYHHFYQRDATLARMLPQRWLASPQKD; via the coding sequence ATGACTGCCAAGAACACCGCGACCCGCTGGGGCGGCGTCAGCCAGACCCTGCATTGGGTGATCGCCCTGCTGATCCTGGCCATGGGCATCCTGGGCCTGACCATGGGCGAGTTCCCGAAGACGCCCAAGTACTTCTGGATCTATACCCTGCACAAGTCGGTGGGGATTACCGTACTGGCGCTGGTGGTGGCCCGGCTGGGCTGGCGCCTGTACGCCGGCGCCCCCGCCCCGGTGCCCGGCACGCCCACCTGGCAGGAACGCATCGCCTCGGCCACGCATTGGCTGCTGTACGTGCTGATGTTCGCCCTCCCGCTGTCGGGCTGGCTGTACGACTCGGCCAGCGGGTTGCGCCCGTTCCGCTGGTTCGGGCTGGTCGACGTACCCAAGCTCAGTGGCCCGGATGAACGCACCACCCAGCTCTCCCACGCCATCCACGAATGGGGCTTCTGGCTGCTCATCGCGGTCGTGCTGGCCCACGCCGGCGCGGCGCTTTACCACCATTTTTACCAACGCGATGCCACCCTTGCGCGCATGCTGCCGCAGCGCTGGCTTGCCTCCCCCCAGAAGGACTGA
- a CDS encoding glutaredoxin family protein, with translation MFTLFQRDDCHLCDQALAVLAQARVPGLESVFVDDDAALEARYGLRVPVLRDAQGRELDWPFDVAAVDAWRR, from the coding sequence GTGTTTACCTTGTTCCAGCGTGATGACTGCCATCTGTGCGACCAGGCCCTGGCGGTCCTGGCCCAGGCCCGGGTGCCTGGCCTGGAGAGCGTGTTCGTTGACGACGATGCCGCCCTGGAGGCCCGCTACGGCCTGCGCGTGCCGGTGCTGCGCGATGCACAGGGGCGGGAACTGGACTGGCCGTTCGATGTGGCGGCGGTAGACGCCTGGCGCCGGTAG